In a genomic window of Gambusia affinis linkage group LG04, SWU_Gaff_1.0, whole genome shotgun sequence:
- the rbpja gene encoding recombination signal binding protein for immunoglobulin kappa J region a isoform X1 gives MAPVVTGKFSEQHLPRRLTREAMRSYLKEKQDQTVLILHAKVAQKSYGNEKRFFCPPPCVYLMGTGWQKKVKELVKEGCSEQEAQPYVFIGIGSSEQDMQQLFLEGKNFCTAKTLYISDSDKRKHFMLSVKMLHGNSSDIGVFPSKRIKVISKPSKKKQSLKNADLCIASGTKVALFNRLRSQTVSTRYLHVEGGNFHASSQQWGAFYIHLLDDDESEGEEFTVKDGYIHYGQTVKLVCSVTGLALPRLIIRKVDKQAAQLDADDPVSQLHKCAFYLKDTEKMYLCLSQERIIQYQGTPCPKDSRKENINDGAAWTIISTDKAEYTFCEGMGPVPTPVSPVPVVESLQLNGGGDVAMLEVTGQNFTPNLRVWFGDVEAETMYRCGESILCVVPDISSFREGWRWVLQPVQVPVTLVRNDGIIYPTGLTFTYTPEPGPRPHCSATGIILRSNSNASSSPASSSSPSSSVGGHGDNHAASSSDSGVSALT, from the exons ATGGCGCCCGTCGTGACGGG gAAGTTTAGTGAGCAACATCTGCCTCGACGGTTAACGAG GGAGGCTATGAGGTCTTACTTGAAAGAGAAGCAGGATCAGACAGTCCTCATACTGCATGCAAAAGTGGCACAAAAGTCATACGGAAATGAGAAAAG GTTTTTCTGCCCACCACCATGTGTGTATCTGATGGGGACGGGTTGGCAGAAGAAAGTGAAGGAGTTGGTGAAGGAAGGTTGCTCTGAACAAGAGGCCCAGCCTTATGTTTTCATTGGGATAGGCAGCAGTGAGCAAGACATGCAGCAACTCTTTCTGGAGGGAAAG AACTTCTGCACAGCTAAAACGCTGTATATCAGTGactcagacaaaagaaaacacttcatgCTGTCTGTGAAGATGTTACATGGAAACAGCTCAGATATCGGAGTTTTCCCCAGCAAGAGGATCAAAGTCATTTCCAAACCTTCCAAGAAGAAGCAGTCCCTGAAAAACGCAGACT TGTGCATAGCTTCTGGGACTAAAGTGGCCTTGTTCAACCGCTTGCGTTCCCAAACAGTCAGTACCAGGTACCTTCATGTTGAGGGAGGGAACTTTCATGCCAGCTCCCAACAATGGGGTGCCTTCTACATCCACCTGT TGGATGATGATGAATCTGAAGGAGAGGAATTCACTGTGAAAGATGGCTACATTCACTATGGCCAGACAGTGAAATTGGTCTGCTCTGTTACTGGCCTGGCCCTGCCTAGACTG ATCATTCGTAAAGTTGACAAGCAAGCAGCGCAGTTGGATGCAGATGATCCCGTATCGCAGCTTCACAAGTGTGCCTTCTACCTGAAAGATACAGAGAAAATGTATCTCTGTCTTTCACAGGAAAGAATTATCCAGTATCAG GGTACACCATGCCCCAAAGACTCTCGCAAGGAAAACATTAATGATGGCGCAGCATGGACTATCATTAGCACTGACAAAGCAGAGTACACATTTTGTGAAGGCATGGGTCCAGTCCCCACACCGGTCAGCCCTGTCCCTGTGGTGGAAAGTCTGCAG TTAAATGGCGGAGGAGATGTGGCCATGCTGGAAGTGACGGGACAGAACTTCACTCCTAACCTCAGAGTTTGGTTTGGTGATGTGGAGGCAGAAACAATGTACAG GTGTGGAGAGAGCATCCTCTGTGTAGTTCCAGACATCTCTTCCTTCAGGGAGGGTTGGCGTTGGGTGCTGCAGCCCGTCCAGGTTCCCGTCACGCTGGTCCGCAACGACGGAATCATCTACCCTACAGGCCTGACTTTCACCTACACTCCCGAGCCGGGACCTCGGCCTCACTGCAGTGCCACTGGGATCATCCTCCGATCCAACAGCAACGCTTCCTCATCACCAGCATCTTCCTCTTCACCTTCATCTTCAGTTGGCGGCCACGGCGACAACCACGCTGCCAGCAGCAGTGACTCAGGCGTGTCAGCACTGACGTAG
- the rbpja gene encoding recombination signal binding protein for immunoglobulin kappa J region a isoform X2 — protein sequence MRSYLKEKQDQTVLILHAKVAQKSYGNEKRFFCPPPCVYLMGTGWQKKVKELVKEGCSEQEAQPYVFIGIGSSEQDMQQLFLEGKNFCTAKTLYISDSDKRKHFMLSVKMLHGNSSDIGVFPSKRIKVISKPSKKKQSLKNADLCIASGTKVALFNRLRSQTVSTRYLHVEGGNFHASSQQWGAFYIHLLDDDESEGEEFTVKDGYIHYGQTVKLVCSVTGLALPRLIIRKVDKQAAQLDADDPVSQLHKCAFYLKDTEKMYLCLSQERIIQYQGTPCPKDSRKENINDGAAWTIISTDKAEYTFCEGMGPVPTPVSPVPVVESLQLNGGGDVAMLEVTGQNFTPNLRVWFGDVEAETMYRCGESILCVVPDISSFREGWRWVLQPVQVPVTLVRNDGIIYPTGLTFTYTPEPGPRPHCSATGIILRSNSNASSSPASSSSPSSSVGGHGDNHAASSSDSGVSALT from the exons ATGAGGTCTTACTTGAAAGAGAAGCAGGATCAGACAGTCCTCATACTGCATGCAAAAGTGGCACAAAAGTCATACGGAAATGAGAAAAG GTTTTTCTGCCCACCACCATGTGTGTATCTGATGGGGACGGGTTGGCAGAAGAAAGTGAAGGAGTTGGTGAAGGAAGGTTGCTCTGAACAAGAGGCCCAGCCTTATGTTTTCATTGGGATAGGCAGCAGTGAGCAAGACATGCAGCAACTCTTTCTGGAGGGAAAG AACTTCTGCACAGCTAAAACGCTGTATATCAGTGactcagacaaaagaaaacacttcatgCTGTCTGTGAAGATGTTACATGGAAACAGCTCAGATATCGGAGTTTTCCCCAGCAAGAGGATCAAAGTCATTTCCAAACCTTCCAAGAAGAAGCAGTCCCTGAAAAACGCAGACT TGTGCATAGCTTCTGGGACTAAAGTGGCCTTGTTCAACCGCTTGCGTTCCCAAACAGTCAGTACCAGGTACCTTCATGTTGAGGGAGGGAACTTTCATGCCAGCTCCCAACAATGGGGTGCCTTCTACATCCACCTGT TGGATGATGATGAATCTGAAGGAGAGGAATTCACTGTGAAAGATGGCTACATTCACTATGGCCAGACAGTGAAATTGGTCTGCTCTGTTACTGGCCTGGCCCTGCCTAGACTG ATCATTCGTAAAGTTGACAAGCAAGCAGCGCAGTTGGATGCAGATGATCCCGTATCGCAGCTTCACAAGTGTGCCTTCTACCTGAAAGATACAGAGAAAATGTATCTCTGTCTTTCACAGGAAAGAATTATCCAGTATCAG GGTACACCATGCCCCAAAGACTCTCGCAAGGAAAACATTAATGATGGCGCAGCATGGACTATCATTAGCACTGACAAAGCAGAGTACACATTTTGTGAAGGCATGGGTCCAGTCCCCACACCGGTCAGCCCTGTCCCTGTGGTGGAAAGTCTGCAG TTAAATGGCGGAGGAGATGTGGCCATGCTGGAAGTGACGGGACAGAACTTCACTCCTAACCTCAGAGTTTGGTTTGGTGATGTGGAGGCAGAAACAATGTACAG GTGTGGAGAGAGCATCCTCTGTGTAGTTCCAGACATCTCTTCCTTCAGGGAGGGTTGGCGTTGGGTGCTGCAGCCCGTCCAGGTTCCCGTCACGCTGGTCCGCAACGACGGAATCATCTACCCTACAGGCCTGACTTTCACCTACACTCCCGAGCCGGGACCTCGGCCTCACTGCAGTGCCACTGGGATCATCCTCCGATCCAACAGCAACGCTTCCTCATCACCAGCATCTTCCTCTTCACCTTCATCTTCAGTTGGCGGCCACGGCGACAACCACGCTGCCAGCAGCAGTGACTCAGGCGTGTCAGCACTGACGTAG
- the hgsnat gene encoding heparan-alpha-glucosaminide N-acetyltransferase, with amino-acid sequence MAKKKPEENLKHISSHKSSAVREKPEKRKEMKQPKQANIFLLAVIVIVIAICVGPLMAEISAPDFGHHEHVALKMDEALLMVSNELETEVLVSWRSERCYQCLYQHLGVVPAGSSPGQPSSINFTVNTWHEITLQLNSTHEAQELCKVQFHFGEHGSYSLWMQNLNNVSLTNCSLLTNSDPVNSNMPILVAFFVFVGLALIFAIGCRVLRLGVVRAFVLRMSGTMETERLINSELGSPRTDALVTDNILLTPANTNRRLRSLDTFRGMSLVIMVFVNYGGGRYWFFRHSSWNGLTVADLVFPWFVFIMGTSITLSINSLLRVGASRFYLLKKVVWRSAQLFLIGVFIINPNYCFGPLSLDNLRIPGVLQRLAWSYLVVASLDLLVARGHLDILTTDAWWSPGLDIILYWPAWLCVLLLEILWLCLTFLLPVPDCPTGYLGPGGLGDMGLHVNCTGGAAGYIDRMLLGEQHIYQSPSSKVIYATKMPYDPEGVLGSINSVLMAFLGLQAGKIFLHYRDVPKSVISRFLLWGFLLGAISVVLTECSTDKGFIPVNKNLWSLSYVTTLACFAFVLLVLIYYTVDVKKWWSGAPFYYPGMNSILVYVGHEVFENYFPFRWKMANNQSHAEHLIQNVLATSLWVVISYILYRKRIFWKI; translated from the exons ATGGcaaaaaagaaaccagaagAAAACCTAAAGCACATATCTTCACACAAATCTTCAGCTGTGAGAGAGAAGCCGGAAAAGcgaaaagaaatgaaacaaccCAAACAAGCTAATATTTTTTTGCTCGCTGtcattgttattgttattgccATTTGCGTAGGACCACTAATGGCTGAAATCTCTGCAC CTGACTTCGGTCACCATGAACACGTTGCTTTGAAGATGGATGAGGCTCTTTTGATGGTCAGCAATGAGCTGGAGACGGAGGTCCTGGTGTCCTGGAGGTCAGAGCGCTGCTACCAG TGTTTGTACCAGCATCTGGGGGTGGTGCCAGCAGGGAGCAGCCCTGGTCAGCCCAGTTCAATTAACTTCACTGTGAACACATGGCATGAAATAACCCTTCAGCTCAACAGCACTCATGAGGCCCAGGAGCTCTGCAA AGTTCAATTCCACTTCGGGGAGCATGGGAGCTACTCTCTGTGGATGCAAAATCTCAACAACGTCTCGCTCACTAACTGCTCCCTACTGACCAATTCAGACCCTGTAAACAGTAATATGC CGATCttggttgctttttttgtctttgtgggACTGGCCTTGATATTTGCCATCGGATGTAGAGTATTAAG ACTTGGTGTTGTAAGGGCTTTCGTCCTCAGAATGAGTGGGACCATGGAGACGGAGAGGCTCATTAATTCT GAACTTGGGTCTCCTCGTACCGATGCGCTAGTTACTGACAACATCCTCCTTACCCCGGCCAACACCAACAGAAGGCTTCGTTCACTCGACACGTTTAGAGG GATGTCCTTGGTTATTATGGTGTTTGTGAACTATGGAGGAGGACGATACTGGTTCTTCCGACATTCAAGCTGGAACG GTCTTACAGTTGCTGATCTTGTTTTTCCTTG GTTTGTGTTCATCATGGGCACATCCATCACACTCTCTATCAACTCATTGCTCCGTGTGGGAGCGAGTCGTTTCTATCTGCTCAAGAAAGTTGTATGGAGGAGCGCCCAGCTGTTTCTCATTGGAGTCTTCATCATTAACCCAAACTACTGTTTTGGACCGT TGTCGTTGGACAACTTGAGGATCCCGGGTGTGCTGCAGCGCCTCGCCTGGTCGTACTTGGTTGTAGCTAGTTTGGACTTACTGGTGGCAAGAGGACATCTGGACATACTCACAACA GATGCTTGGTGGTCTCCTGGTCTTGATATAATACTTTACTGGCCAGCCTGGCTTTGCGTTCTTCTTCTGGAAATCCTCTGGCTGTGCCTCACTTTCCTTCTTCCTGTACCAGACTGCCCAAC AGGATACCTGGGTCCAGGTGGGCTCGGGGATATGGGCCTCCATGTGAACTGTACAGGTGGAGCAGCTGGTTACATCGACCGCATGTTACTGGGAGAACAGCATATTTATCAAAGTCCCTCATCAAAG GTGATTTATGCAACTAAGATGCCTTACGATCCAGAAGGTGTTTTGGGAAGCATCAACTCTGTCCTCATGGCTTTTCTTGGATTACAg GCTGGAAAGATATTTTTACACTACAGAGATGTTCCTAAGAGTGTTATTTCAAGATTTCTCCTTTGGGGCTTCTTACTG GGAGCCATATCAGTAGTTCTGACTGAATGCTCCACAGACAAAGGTTTCATTCCTGTTAACAAGAACTTGTG GTCACTGTCCTATGTGACAACATTGGCTTGTTTTGCCTTTGTGTTACTTGTGCTTATCTACTACACAGTTGATGTTAAGAAATGGTGGTCTGGGGCACCTTTCTACTACCCTG GTATGAACTCCATTCTGGTATATGTGGGGCATGAAGTGTTTGAGAACTACTTTCCTTTCCGCTGGAAAATGGCCAACAACCAGTCACATGCTGAGCACCTCATCCAGAATGTTCTTGCCACATCTTTGTGGGTTGTTATCTCTTACATCCTCTACAGAAAGAGGATTTTCTGGAAAATCTAA
- the LOC122830113 gene encoding dynactin subunit 6-like: MADKLNAQKSVKIAAGAVVCVESEIRGDVTIGTRTVVHPKARIIAEAGPIVIGEGNLIEEQALIINSYPENITPDSEVEPKTMTIGTNNVFEVGCVSQALKIGDNNVIESKADVGRNVILTSGCIIGAFCQVNTCEVIPENTVIYGSGCMRRVQTERPQPQTLQLDFLMKILPNYHHLKKTIKASHTTS; the protein is encoded by the exons ATGGCAGACAAATTAAACGCACAGAAAAG TGTTAAAATAGCAGCGGGGGCTGTAGTCTGTGTTGAAAGCGAGATCAGAGGAGATGTTACTATTG GCACTAGAACAGTGGTCCATCCAAAAGCTCGGATTATAGCAGAGGCAGGACCTATTGTGATTGGAGAAGGCAACCTGATCGAAGAACAAGCTCTGATCATCAACAG TTATCCAGAAAATATCACCCCGGACTCTGAAGTGGAGCCAAAGACCATGACCATTGGTACAAACAACGTGTTTGAAGTCGGCTGTG TATCACAAGCCTTGAAAATTGGTGACAACAATGTCATTGAATCTAAAG CTGACGTTGGCAGGAATGTGATTCTCACCAGTGGATGCATCATTGGAGCCTTCTGTCAGGTCAACACCTGTGAGGTCATACCTGAGAACACAGTGATATATGGCTCTGGATGTATGAGGAGAGTTCAAACGGAGAGACCACAG CCGCAGACCCTCCAACTTGACTTCCTGATGAAGATTTTGCCAAATTATCACCAtttgaagaaaacaattaaagcaaGCCACACTACCAGTTAA